GATTGGCTAGAATATAAGGAAGGAACAAAATCTATCATTATTGGTGCGGAAAATGCTTCTGAACATCCATTAGCAAAAGCGATTAGTCAATATGGAGAAAAAAAAGGAGTTTCATCTATCGTTATTGATTCTTTTACTGCATTACCGGGATACGGTTTAGAAGCCTGCTACGGAGATCAGACGATAGTAATCGGTACAAAAGCGTTGATGGAAAAACATGCAATAGATATTACAAGTGAGTGGAAACGAGTAGAACATCTCGAAAAACAAGGAAAAACAGTAATGTTTGCTGGTTCTGCGGGAGAACTTTTTGCCATTATTGCAGTTAGCGATATAATTAAACAAGAAGCAAAAGAAGTTATTCAAACATTAAAAAAACAGGGTATGACACCGTATATGATTACGGGAGATAATTACCAAACCGCAGAAACGATTGCCATACAGGCAGGTATTGAGAAAGCAAATGTATATAGCAATGTGTTGCCGAAAGAAAAAGCAACGATAGTAAAAAAACTTCAAAATGAAGGAAAGGCAGTCGCAATGGTTGGAGACGGATTAAATGATGCTCCAGCGTTAAGTACGGCAGATATTGGTGTAGCGATTGGAACAGGAACGGACATCGCGATAGAAGCAAGTGACATTACGCTCGTGAGTGGGGAGTTGCATCAATTAGTAAAAGCATATTCGTTAAGCAAGTACACAATGCGCAATATTCGTCAAAATTTATTTTGGGCGTTTATTTATAATGTGATTGGTATTCCGGTCGCAGCCTTTGGTCTTCTTGCACCATGGATAGCAGGAACGGCGATGGCATTTAGTTCCGTGTCTGTTGTATTAAATAGTTTACGTTTAAAACGTGTGAAGTTATAACATGAGTTAGAATGGAGGGAATAAACGATGAAACAAGTAACATTACAAGTAGAAGGTATGTCATGTGGCCATTGTGAGGCATCTGTTAAAAAAGCATTACAATCTTTACCTGGAGTAGTAGATGTAGCGGTTTCTCTAGCTTCTAAAACAGTAGATGTCCAATTCGAAGAAAAAGATGTGACAATGGAACAAATGAAGGAATCGATTGAAGATCAAGGATATGACGTAAAATAAAAGAGCGGATTTTTCCGCTCTTTTATTTTCTTTTATCTATATTTTTTGTACAATAAACCAAGGGGGGTAATAAGATGCAAGATATTAATTTATTTTTAGTTTTTGGCGCTGGATTATTATCTTTTTTATCACCATGTACATTACCGTTATATCCTATTTTTCTTTCGTATATTACAGGGATTAGCGTAAACAAACTACAAGAAGAAAATATGATGCTACAAAAAAGAGCATTTTTACATACTGTTTTCTTTTTGATCGGTTTTTCTATTATTTATGTTGGTGTTGTAGGACTTGCAACGCAATTTTTAGGTAATGCGTTAAACGCAATGATTATGAATAATCAAGATTTGATTCGTCAAATTGGTGCCATTTTAATTTTGTTCTTTGGTTTTGTTATTGTTGGATGGATTCAACCATCTTTTTTAATGAAAAATAAACAAATGGAATTCAAAAATCGTCCCTCAGGATATATTGGTTCTGTTTTAATTGGGATGGGATTTGCAGCTGGTTGGACTCCTTGTATGGGACCTATTTTAGCATCTGTTGTAGCACTAGGTGCAACAGCTCCTAACAAAGCGGTTTTATATATGCTATTTTATGTGTTAGGCTTTGCAATTCCATTTTTTATTTTATCCTTTTTCGTTGGAAAATTAAATTGGATTAAAAAGTATAGTGAAAAAATTATGAAAATCGGTGGTTTCTTAATGATATTCACCGGTATTATGTTATATTTTAATTGGATGGCAAAGTTTACTTCCTTTTTAAGTTCGTTATTTGGAGGATTTACAGGATTTTGATCGAAGGGAGTGGTTGAGATGAAATATAAAACAAATGATTTAATTTTACGGATGATGACAAACATTGTAGTATTTATCATTTTCGGTTTTTCGCTCGCCTTATTTTTTGCTGGGCACAATGCACCAGGTGGCGGATTTGTGGGTGGATTGGTAGCTGCTAGTGGTTTTTCGCTCATCTTTCTTGCTTATGGAATTGATGTATTAAAACGAGTATTTAAAATCGAAGCTAATACAGTCATTGTGATTGGAATTTTAATTGCCCTAGTAACAGCATCAGGATCATTTTTCTTTGGGGTTCCTTTTTTAAGTCATACGTTTGCACATGTGTATGTCCCCTTTTTTGGTGATATCGAGTTAACGACAGCGTTATTATTTGATTTAGGTGTATATGTGACCGTTGTAGGGGTCGCTATGTTGATTATTATGGCCATTGCTGAAGATAAAACAGATAGAAAAGAAGTCGTTCAAAAATAAAAGAACGACTTCTTTTTTGTTTTTTTTTGAACATACTTTTTGAACTATTGCGCATATTAAAAGCGAACGTCATGATTATAGGAGGTAAGAAAAAATGACAGTCGTAACAAATGTACAGCAAACATTAGCTAGTTTAAAAAGTGCGCAAGCGAGTTTAGAAACATTTGCGTTAGCAACAGATAATAAGCAAGCGAAACAAATGTTTCAACAAGCAGCACAAGATACACAACAAATTGTTGATACGGTCAATCAACGTTTAAAAGACATCCAACAAGAAGAGCCGCAGTATAATCAGCAAGGTTGACCTGTAACCTTGCCTTTTTTCATATGCGTTACGTATACGTAATCCTTACTATTTTGTTCGTTATCGGATGTCAGCATAATCAATTATTGACCGAGAAACAAGAGGGAAAAATAGATCAAACGATGGCTAACGAAGCAAAGAAAAAAACGGAAACGTTAGGGGATTTTAAGGAGATAGAAGCAGTCGATTTGCACGGCCGCTTAATCGTAGCTATTCAG
The genomic region above belongs to Massilibacterium senegalense and contains:
- the copZ gene encoding copper chaperone CopZ codes for the protein MKQVTLQVEGMSCGHCEASVKKALQSLPGVVDVAVSLASKTVDVQFEEKDVTMEQMKESIEDQGYDVK
- a CDS encoding Na(+)/H(+) antiporter subunit B, with protein sequence MKYKTNDLILRMMTNIVVFIIFGFSLALFFAGHNAPGGGFVGGLVAASGFSLIFLAYGIDVLKRVFKIEANTVIVIGILIALVTASGSFFFGVPFLSHTFAHVYVPFFGDIELTTALLFDLGVYVTVVGVAMLIIMAIAEDKTDRKEVVQK
- a CDS encoding cytochrome c biogenesis CcdA family protein; amino-acid sequence: MQDINLFLVFGAGLLSFLSPCTLPLYPIFLSYITGISVNKLQEENMMLQKRAFLHTVFFLIGFSIIYVGVVGLATQFLGNALNAMIMNNQDLIRQIGAILILFFGFVIVGWIQPSFLMKNKQMEFKNRPSGYIGSVLIGMGFAAGWTPCMGPILASVVALGATAPNKAVLYMLFYVLGFAIPFFILSFFVGKLNWIKKYSEKIMKIGGFLMIFTGIMLYFNWMAKFTSFLSSLFGGFTGF
- a CDS encoding DUF1657 domain-containing protein, with amino-acid sequence MTVVTNVQQTLASLKSAQASLETFALATDNKQAKQMFQQAAQDTQQIVDTVNQRLKDIQQEEPQYNQQG